The genomic DNA TGGATCCGGCTGACCGGACCCTCGCTCATCAGCTGGGACAGCACCGGGTCGAACTCCACGCCCGTCAGGTTGAGCGCGGGCCAGTGGCGGACGGGCGGCAGGGCCTCGGTGATCGTTTTCTCGGTCATCTCTCTACGCCTCGTCGGTGCGGTGCCAGCGGCCCAGCGACATCTCGGCGGTGATGCCGGGCCCGAAGCCGGCGAGCATGCCGCGCGCCGCGTGCTCGGCGCCGCCCTCGTCGAAGAGCCGGCGCAGCGCGTCCAGGACGACGGCGCTCGCGATGTTGCCGTACTCGGTGAGCGTGGCCCGGCTGAACCGGAAGGCCTCCGGCGGCACTCGCAGGAACTTGCTCAGGTCGTCCAGGATGCGCGGACCGCCCGCGTGGATGATGTAGAAGTCCAGGTCGGAGGCGTCCCAGCCGTGCTGGCTCGCCAGCTCCTGGAGTGCCGGAGCGAGCGGCTCCATCGTGCCAGGCACCCGCTTGTCCAGCAGGAAGTGGAAGCCGGTGGCGCGGACGTCGTAACTGATCCACTCGTCGGTCTTGGGGATCAGGTACGACGCGTTGCGCTCCAGCGTGATGCCGGTGCCGCCCTTGCCGCGGACGGCCGCGGCGGCGATGCCGTCGCCGAACAGCCCGTTCGACAGGAGTGAGCCGACGCCCAGGTCGGTGGGCTGGTAGCACAGGGAGCAGAACTCGCAGGCCACGATGAGCGCGTTGGCCTGGGGGTAGGCCGTGCAGAAGTCGTGTGCCCGGTTGATCGCCGAGCCGCCCGCGGCACAGCCCAGCTGGGCTATGGGTATCTGCCGGGTGTCGGAGCTGAAGTCCATCGAGTTGATCAGGTAGGCCGTCAGCGAGGGCATCATGAACCCCGTGCACGACACGTAGATGATCACGTCGATGTCGGTGGTGAGCAGCTCGGCCTCGTCCAGCGCCCGCTGCACCACCGCGGGGACACGGGCCTTGGCCTCGGCCTCGTAGACGTGGTTGCGCTCCTCGAAGCCAGGATGCTTCAGCGTCTCCTCGATCGGCTGCACGATGTGCCGGGTGTGGACCCCCGTGTTCTCGATCAGCCGCAGCGCGAGCGGGAGTTGGGGGTGATCGGGGTGTCGGGAGCGCGCCAGTTCGAGCGTCTCCTCCATTGTGATCACGTGTTCCGGGACAGAGACCGCGGGTTTGCACAGCGTCGCCATGGAGGACCTTCTTTCGCCTTCCGGAGGACTCTTCGTCCCCCGGGGGAAGTGGGGCTCACCCACGATCACCCGGGGGAGCGTGGATATCCCGTCGGACTACTCCGTTCCAGCGAGTGACAGTGCGTGACCCCCGCCCGTGACCAGCACATGAGACGCTGGTGGGAGGGCAACAGAGCAGCGAAGCCGAAGGAGTGGCGGCGATGGCGCGGACAGCAAGGGAACTGCTGGAGACGACCACCGGAAGACTCGCCCCCGACCCCCATGCCAACCGGCTGCTGCCGCTGATCGCCCGGGGTGCCGCCCGGCGCACCACACTCGCGGCGCTCGCCCTCGAACAGCGCCATGTGATCGCGGCGGACCGCCAGGCGTTCCTGCATCTGGCACAGCGGTCGGTGAACGAACCGGAGTGCGCCGCGTTCTTCGACATTCTCACGGAGAGTGAGGATCTGGCCGGGGACCGGCTCGCGGCGTACGCCGCCGCCTGCGGGGTGGACGAGGCGTGGACCGCCGCGTACGAGCCCCTCGCGGACTGCCAGACCTATCCGGCGTACGTCGCCTGGCTCGCGCTGAACGGCTCGCCGGCCGACGTGGTGCTCGCGCTGAGCGCCAACTTCGCCACGTGGGGCGGCTACTGCGCGACGATCGCCGAAGCCCTGCGCCGCCACTACGGCTTCGACGACGCGGCCTGCGGCTTCTTCGACCTCTTCGCCGAGCCCGCGCCGGAGCTGGAACAGAAGGCGCAGGCCGCCGTGCAGGCAGGCCTGGACTACGGGCTGGTCGACGAGGACGAGGCCCAGCGCTACGGGCGGCTGCTCCAGGGCTACGAGGCGAGGTTCTGGCACGCCCTGTGGGAGCTGGACCAGCGCACGGCCTGAGGGGCCGCCCGTACGTCAGCCGGCCGTCGTCCCGCTGCTGTGGGCGATGC from Streptomyces avermitilis MA-4680 = NBRC 14893 includes the following:
- a CDS encoding type III polyketide synthase; this translates as MATLCKPAVSVPEHVITMEETLELARSRHPDHPQLPLALRLIENTGVHTRHIVQPIEETLKHPGFEERNHVYEAEAKARVPAVVQRALDEAELLTTDIDVIIYVSCTGFMMPSLTAYLINSMDFSSDTRQIPIAQLGCAAGGSAINRAHDFCTAYPQANALIVACEFCSLCYQPTDLGVGSLLSNGLFGDGIAAAAVRGKGGTGITLERNASYLIPKTDEWISYDVRATGFHFLLDKRVPGTMEPLAPALQELASQHGWDASDLDFYIIHAGGPRILDDLSKFLRVPPEAFRFSRATLTEYGNIASAVVLDALRRLFDEGGAEHAARGMLAGFGPGITAEMSLGRWHRTDEA